A window of Cyclopterus lumpus isolate fCycLum1 chromosome 10, fCycLum1.pri, whole genome shotgun sequence genomic DNA:
TCCAAATCGGGCTTTTTGCGTCGCCGGAGCTCCCGATTTCAGCCCGACGTCATCACCGAGTAGACGGGAGAGCTGACGTCGAGGAAGATTCACCGAGAGGAGAGGGCacgggagagggagggggagagttTCACCATAGCTTATACTGATATGAGACATATCTATCCCCCTCGGCCCCCCTTCttctccaccccctccctccggTTTACGTCGGTGTCAGTGCGTTGGGAGCCCCCTTACTCCTGCGGAGTCCCAAGCTATATAAGTGACCCGCGAGCAGAGTCCCTCAACCAGATTTACGGGTTCCGGACTTCAGTGCGAGAGACGGCTACCGCCGATTCACCTGCACTCCGAGAGGAGGGACAGACATCCAGCAGCCGGCCAGCATCCGAGCTGGACGCTGTGGCGGAGCTAAAGCAGACTGAGACGGGACAGGAGAAGGTTGTAATACCTTTCTCTGGAGAACAAACTGAGATGAAGCTCCAATAACACCTCACGAGCTTTTCCACTGTTACGACCTGTCTCTTAAATCACCTCGGAGACAGGACACCCCGACTCCAGCGGAGGCACCGCGTTAACCAACCCTCTGCTCTCAACTCTCCAACTCACATCTGGAGGAATTTCGATAGTTCCACGCAACAACCGTCCACAATGTACCGCTCAACCAAAGGAGCATCCAAGGCTCGACGGGACCAGATCAACGCCGAGATCCGGAACCTGAAGGACTTGTTGCCCATATCCGATGCAGATAAAGCGCGGCTCTCATACCTGCACATCATGTCGCTTGCCTGCATGGACATCAGGAAATCCGTCTTCTTCACTCAAGGTAAGAATGAATTTACTCTGAATAAAACGACCTGTTGATGATTGTTCTGCATAGAAAGCCTGCAATCTGGTGAACTCAACAAGTGTTTTAGTGGCACTGCAGGCAATTGACTTGATGTAAGCCTAATTTTCAGATAACATCTAGAGAAGTAGGTCATTATTTAATCGCATAATATTGATGTAGAAGCTCATGAATGCGTTTTAATAGCAGCGtgtcgctgtccgtggtgctgaaatgcTTTAGCGACATAAATAGAGCCGCGCCGCTGTCCAGGGTGCTGAAACACACTGCGGCCACTGTTTTCTTATTGCGGGGATCCGATATGTTGTGTTCATTCTTCATATGCTCAGGTTTATTAACAcatttctgctctgtgtctttCCACACATTTATTTCCCCTCTCTAGATGCGGGAACTAGTCTTGATGAGAGCGCAAGCGTTCTGTCTTTCCAAGAACTGTCGGAGATGATGCAGACGCTGCCGGGGTTTCTGATGCTGCTGACTGGGGAAGGGAAGCTGCTGTACCTGTCAGACAGCGTCTCCGACCACCTCGGACACTCCATGGTGAGTCTACACGGAACCGATTCATTGGTAGTTTAGCATCAATATTCAAGGTCTACCTTGGGCTTCATGAATAACGTTTCTGTTTGTAATTTCTTTCCCAGGTGGATCTTGTGGCACAGGGAGACAGCGTGTATGATATCATCGACGCCTCAGACCACTTTATTATGAGGAACAACCTGTCAACCTCCACGTCACTTGAGATGGGTAAGACAAACATTAACTCCACaagttttaaatatttttttcccccacctaATGCGGACTGATTGctgaatatatttattaataaacctcctctcatcttctcttgCACAGACCGTCTCTTCCGCTGTCAtttcaacacctccaaatccgtGCGGAGGCAGAGTGCTGGGAACAAGCTGGTTCTGATCCGAGCTCGCTGCCTCTCTCCCCTCGCCGCCTCCCCTGGGTCCTACTGGACATCCAACCCAGTCTGGGTGTGTTTCTGCTCCCCTCTGGAGCCCCACCCGTCTCGCTCCGGCCCCGGGGAAGAGAGGGAGTTAACCTCCACCCCTCCCCTAGCTGAGACCAACTTGTTTCTGGCATCCTTCCACTCCCAGCATGGCCGGGACATGAGGCTGCAGACTGCACAGGACAGGTGAGCTCACACAAATAACAGATCCTCACCTCCACCTGTTGCTTTAATATTTACTGGTATATTAATCTGTTTATGAGATAACTTAATGGGTAAAAAAGGTGTCCTCTAACACATCACCACCCACTCTCTTCTACAGTGTGAGCGCCTATCTCGGCTTTGATGTGACAGCTTTACGCTCTTGCTCCTGGTACAGCCTCCTCCACCCACAGGATCTGTCACATGCCTCCGCTCAGCACCGCAGCCTATGTAAGTGTACTCTTCACACATACCTACCAGTTACAACCATCCCTGCccacacaattacacacacattgtgccCACTGGCACATCCACGCAGTGAAGAACACTATGATGATTAATAGGATTACAAACCGGTGCCAACTTGTGCTGTGACTGTTGTTCAACAgtgaaagaaggaggagagggcagagcTGAAATGGTGGTGCGTGTGCAAACTCAAGACCAGTCATGGATTTGGCTCTACATGGTGCTTCAGCTGCAACCTGGAGAAATCCCCATCAGCAGCAACAACTACATTATCAGGTATTTAtcgccttttttaaaaaaacaacacatgactCACATTAGGAGACAAAAACCCTGATGAAAACTGGACAAAAACGCAAACCGTACTCACTGCTTCCTCCgtttcttctgcttctctctcagTGAGTCTGAGGCCTGGTCAGTACGTCGGCAACTCAGCTCTGAGCAGACCCAGCTGACCCTGGTTCTGAGTGGTGGTGCCTCTCAGCAGGAGGGTCTGAGCCTCCAGTCTCCAGACACCCTGTCCAGTCCAGATCAGGTCTTCACCCCAGGCAGCAGCGGCCTGTCAGCCCAGTCCTTTGACTTCAGCACTGTTGGCTCCTCTGATGAACCTGGGAGCTCTGCTGCTGAGGCCATGCAGCTGGAGGGTGACCCTCGTTCCAGTATCTCCTCTCTGGAGGAAGACAGCTTCTTTCAGCAGCATCCTGCTGAACGCCCCTCAGCTGCCTCCTCCCCCACTCCAGTCACTGTTGAAACAGTGGCAGACTTAGACTTTTTAACCCAGAACATTCTCCTACCGCCATCCTTCCAGCTCAACCGTCCACTGCCATCTCTCCCCCTgcctctcctgcctctcccccCTATCCCCACCTCGCAAGATCAGCAGACCAAAGAGTTTGTGTGCACGCCACCCTACACTCCCCATGTTGTTGGGGCTAGCTTCCCATTCGGCGAGCCCCTCTTTAGCTTCGACCCCTCTGGCACTACCACTCCACCTCCCTCTGCTACAACagccacctccaccacctcaaTGGCCccttcagcttcctcctcagccCCACCAACTACCGGCTCCAGCCCCTCTCCCCCGAACACCAAGCTCGCCCTCAAGCTAGCTACTCCATCCACTGACTTCCTCTTTTCTGGCGAGCACGGCAGTGGTGCCCTTTATGAGAAACTGCCCCCCACACCCGACAGCCCCGGAGACGGCGACTGCACAGTGATGACCCTGCCCGAGGTTCGGGGTCCGCTGTATGTAGATGTACCACTGGGGCCCCTCCAGTGTCCGCCTGAAGGCCTCCTCACACCTGAGGCATCACCCGGTAAACAGCCCtgcctctccttcttctccctggagagagagagggagaaggaaagagcAGAAATCTCCCTCTTAGCTCAGCACATCAGCTCACTTGCAGAGGGATTTTACCTGGATCCACTATTGTCCAaactctctcctccctctatgtcaccctcctcctcccccttcctgtctcccaccaTAGAAACTGCTGATGTTGATTCAGTCCACATGCTTAGGGAGTTTTATCCCATTAAAACATGGAGAGGTCTGGACATTCCCATGTTCCTCGATGATGATGACTCTCTGTTTGAAGAGAACATCCTAGAAAACCTTCTCCAAGACAACTTCCTTCCTCCTCAGTCCCccagcctcccccctccctccccttccacCTCCCCTATGCCCAATCCCTGCAGCCCAATTTCTTCTCAAACCCCAGTGTGCTGGCACCAACCCTCCCAGTCTGAGGGAGTGGGCCACTTCTGTAGCGTCCAATCGGCGCAATGTAACTGCATGGCTGGGTGCGGGGCGACTGCGGCTGCTGAGGCCGGGGCAttgggggaaggggaggggccaGCAGAGGAAGCAATGGAGATCGAGGTGGTGTCATCATCTCCTGTgtcctcttgctcctccatccCAGCTTCCCCTCCCCTCATCCTCACTGCCTCCCCCAGCCCCG
This region includes:
- the npas4a gene encoding neuronal PAS domain-containing protein 4A; the protein is MYRSTKGASKARRDQINAEIRNLKDLLPISDADKARLSYLHIMSLACMDIRKSVFFTQDAGTSLDESASVLSFQELSEMMQTLPGFLMLLTGEGKLLYLSDSVSDHLGHSMVDLVAQGDSVYDIIDASDHFIMRNNLSTSTSLEMDRLFRCHFNTSKSVRRQSAGNKLVLIRARCLSPLAASPGSYWTSNPVWVCFCSPLEPHPSRSGPGEERELTSTPPLAETNLFLASFHSQHGRDMRLQTAQDSVSAYLGFDVTALRSCSWYSLLHPQDLSHASAQHRSLLKEGGEGRAEMVVRVQTQDQSWIWLYMVLQLQPGEIPISSNNYIISESEAWSVRRQLSSEQTQLTLVLSGGASQQEGLSLQSPDTLSSPDQVFTPGSSGLSAQSFDFSTVGSSDEPGSSAAEAMQLEGDPRSSISSLEEDSFFQQHPAERPSAASSPTPVTVETVADLDFLTQNILLPPSFQLNRPLPSLPLPLLPLPPIPTSQDQQTKEFVCTPPYTPHVVGASFPFGEPLFSFDPSGTTTPPPSATTATSTTSMAPSASSSAPPTTGSSPSPPNTKLALKLATPSTDFLFSGEHGSGALYEKLPPTPDSPGDGDCTVMTLPEVRGPLYVDVPLGPLQCPPEGLLTPEASPGKQPCLSFFSLEREREKERAEISLLAQHISSLAEGFYLDPLLSKLSPPSMSPSSSPFLSPTIETADVDSVHMLREFYPIKTWRGLDIPMFLDDDDSLFEENILENLLQDNFLPPQSPSLPPPSPSTSPMPNPCSPISSQTPVCWHQPSQSEGVGHFCSVQSAQCNCMAGCGATAAAEAGALGEGEGPAEEAMEIEVVSSSPVSSCSSIPASPPLILTASPSPATSTPIGSPMPAVSCNQSLLEELAVLEPMFGAGASIAPGLGQQPELYQLQCHPSSQCFHKDGSGSVPPF